The following coding sequences are from one Lolium rigidum isolate FL_2022 chromosome 6, APGP_CSIRO_Lrig_0.1, whole genome shotgun sequence window:
- the LOC124660197 gene encoding uncharacterized protein LOC124660197, with translation MAGARNNELRMTLLGLALLGMLLLSHTAAPVEAAVSAGEDSFPVNGAGGRSLKSFSMNGAEGEKGKGAKRTDGTGDF, from the coding sequence ATGGCGGGCGCAAGGAACAACGAGCTGCGCATGACCCTGCTGGGCCTCGCCCTGCTTGGTATGCTGCTGCTGAGCCACACCGCGGCCCCCGTTGAGGCCGCCGTGAGCGCGGGCGAGGACAGCTTCCCCGTCAACGGCGCCGGCGGGCGCTCGCTCAAAAGCTTCAGCATGAACGGCGCCGAGGGCGAGAAGGGCAAAGGCGCCAAGCGCACCGATGGCACCGGCGACTTCTGA
- the LOC124665863 gene encoding LOW QUALITY PROTEIN: protein CPR-5-like (The sequence of the model RefSeq protein was modified relative to this genomic sequence to represent the inferred CDS: deleted 1 base in 1 codon): MSFAAVLARVVNSSNGPGERLHPVILSKICTSAVQESLANTYGDRFDSFMRNFENSFSSTLRTLHRINEIPDYETSPAPECSFKHGGSAAVGNNLSTVDSQNRTHEVIVSSVESQLVLYARDSQQLAQSARSRSSHEADRSILNAFERSVKEQARSNELKEFEIGLNMRKLQLKQSQLALSSYTHMLEKIKLSLGFQKASFQEEKFQTKMQDTRDAQILRTLTDFLVSAVIIMSVFFAYGTYIYSYERITDITSACSAASRGSKSWWVPSSVSNLNSGLLFIRCHLIAATRMFFGIVMILAIAWLAFQRSALTGSSMPVTFNFILLGVICGFAGRFCANTLGGDGNVWLMCWEVLCSIHLLGNCYPSILYRILHGAITTARGNEVVWLPYWVRRCIFYAVLGFVVPAFTGLLPFASVSDWKDHFSDQIKTFIIGDKVED, translated from the exons ATGTCGTTCGCGGCCGTTCTCGCGCGG GTTGTGAATTCAAGCAATGGTCCAGGGGAAAGATTGCATCCGGTCATCCTTTCCAAG ATCTGTACCTCAGCAGTGCAGGAGTCTTTAGCAAAT ACATATGGTGACAGGTTTGACAGTTTCATGAGAAACTTCGAGAATTCGTTTAGCAGCACATTGAGGACGCTTCATCGTATTAATGAGATACCTGACTATGAGACAAGTCCTGCTCCTGAATGTTCTTTTAAGCACGGAGGCTCTGCAGCTGTAGGCAACAACTTGAGCACTGTTGATTCGCAAAACCGGACACATGAAGTTATTGTGAGTTCAGTAGAAAGTCAACTTGTTCTTTATGCCAGAGACAGTCAGCAGCTGGCTCAATCTGCTCGTAGCAGATCCTCTCATGAAGCTGATCGGTCCATTCTTAATGCATTCGAGAGGTCGGTTAAGGAGCAAGCTCGTTCAAACGAGCTAAAGGAATTTGAGATTGGGCTTAACATGAGAAAGCTGCAACTTAAGCAGTCCCAGTTAGCTCTTAGCTCCTACacacatatgttagagaagatcaaattatctctaggaTTTCAGAAAGCTTCTTTCCAAGAGGAGAAATTCCAGACAAAGATGCAGGACACCAGAGACGCGCAGATCCTCAGAACACTTACAGATTTTCTTGTTAGTGCGGTAATAATTATGTCAGTGTTTTTCGCATATGGGACTTACATTTATTCCTACGAACGGATAACTGATATTACGTCAGCTTGCTCAGCTGCTTCGAGG GGATCCAAATCGTGGTGGGTGCCTAGTTCAGTGTCAAACCTTAACTCTGGGTTGCTCTTTATCAGATGTCATCTAATAGCAGCAACACGCATGTTCTTTGGTATAGTAATGATTCTGGCAATTGCTTGGTTAGCGTTCCAGCGTTCTGCATTGACTGGATCAAGTATGCCTGTAACTTTCAATTTCATTCTGTTGGGAGTTATTTGTGGCTTTGCGGGTAGGTTTTGCGCCAACACTCTAGGTGGAGATGGAAACGTCTGGCTCATGTGCTGGGAAGTCCTTTGTTCGATTCATTTACTTGGAAACTGTTATCCATCCATTTTGTATCGCATCCTTCATGGTGCTATTACAACAGCGCGCGGCAACGAGGTTGTCTGGTTGCCGTACTGGGTTCGC CGGTGCATATTTTATGCTGTGCTGGGATTTGTTGTCCCAGCTTTCACTGGCCTACTACCATTTGCTTCTGTTTCCGACTGGAAGGACCATTTTTCTGACCAGATAAAGACCTTCATCATTGGTGACAAAGTTGAAGActga